A window of Ruania suaedae contains these coding sequences:
- a CDS encoding transglutaminase family protein, which produces MSRDAISGHDAEDGTPSEAIRHYRLTHETTYTYPAAVTSSYGRATLLPRPGGGQQVHSSGLQIEPEPDVVTEHRDFAGNRSGFFHVTTEHEVLRVVSHAVITTGRRRTDVTRLPRAAWEEVAHQVRTIRSGAPGTARDNPATAVAIADARLPSPMVDTDESVRRYAVGSFTPGRPLIEVILDLTHRINTDFTYAPGSTSVTSRLHEVLAGRKGVCQDFAHLLIGCFRSMGLAARYVSGYIETRPPPGQPKLRGVDASHAWAAVWLPGGGWVQVDPTNDQVVDSRYVTIGWGRDYRDVAPLRGIVFTEGSGSRLDVGVDLWPLAGGEVADAVAEVDHLTASWNESTITQERRGSAH; this is translated from the coding sequence ACCACCTACACCTATCCGGCGGCGGTGACCTCCTCCTACGGTCGCGCCACCCTGCTGCCACGCCCGGGCGGCGGGCAGCAGGTCCACAGCAGCGGGTTGCAGATCGAGCCCGAGCCCGACGTCGTGACCGAGCATCGCGATTTCGCCGGCAACCGCTCAGGGTTCTTCCACGTCACCACCGAGCACGAGGTGCTGCGCGTGGTCAGTCATGCGGTGATCACCACCGGCCGCCGTCGCACCGATGTCACCCGCCTGCCGCGCGCGGCCTGGGAGGAGGTGGCCCACCAGGTCCGCACCATCCGCAGCGGAGCGCCGGGCACCGCCCGGGACAACCCCGCGACGGCGGTCGCGATCGCGGACGCCAGGCTCCCCTCGCCGATGGTGGACACCGACGAGAGCGTCCGGCGGTACGCAGTCGGCTCCTTCACCCCGGGGCGGCCGCTGATCGAGGTGATCCTCGACCTCACCCACCGCATCAACACCGATTTCACCTACGCACCGGGCTCGACCTCGGTCACCTCCCGGCTGCACGAGGTGCTGGCCGGCCGCAAGGGCGTGTGCCAGGACTTCGCGCACCTATTGATCGGCTGCTTCCGGTCGATGGGGCTGGCAGCCCGCTATGTCTCCGGCTACATCGAGACACGCCCCCCGCCCGGGCAGCCGAAACTCAGGGGCGTGGACGCCTCGCACGCCTGGGCCGCCGTCTGGCTGCCCGGTGGCGGCTGGGTCCAGGTGGACCCCACCAACGACCAGGTGGTCGACAGCCGCTACGTGACCATCGGCTGGGGCCGCGACTACCGCGACGTCGCCCCGCTGCGCGGCATCGTCTTCACCGAGGGGTCGGGCTCACGGCTGGACGTGGGCGTGGACCTGTGGCCGCTGGCGGGCGGGGAGGTCGCCGACGCGGTGGCAGAGGTGGACCACCTCACCGCATCATGGAACGAGAGCACGATCACGCAGGAACGACGAGGGAGCGCACACTGA
- a CDS encoding PPOX class F420-dependent oxidoreductase — translation MAIATNTRVERAELEEFLRPRHRAIVMTLRSDGGPQLSPVSCGLDEQGRLVVSTYPDRAKANNVRARETVAACVLSDDWDGPWVQVEGSGEIIDLPDSVEPLVDYYRAVAGEHPDWEEYREAMVRQGKSLLRLTITRWGPIATGGFPARLA, via the coding sequence ATGGCGATCGCGACCAACACCCGGGTGGAGCGGGCCGAGCTGGAGGAGTTCCTGCGGCCGCGGCACCGCGCCATCGTGATGACACTGCGATCCGACGGCGGGCCCCAGCTCTCCCCGGTCTCGTGCGGACTGGACGAGCAGGGCCGTCTCGTGGTCTCGACCTACCCGGACCGGGCGAAGGCGAACAACGTCCGCGCCCGGGAGACGGTGGCCGCGTGCGTCCTCTCCGACGACTGGGACGGTCCGTGGGTGCAGGTCGAGGGCTCCGGGGAGATCATCGATCTGCCGGACTCGGTCGAACCGCTGGTGGACTACTACCGGGCGGTGGCGGGCGAGCACCCGGACTGGGAGGAGTACCGGGAGGCGATGGTGCGGCAGGGCAAGTCGCTGCTGCGGCTGACCATCACCCGGTGGGGGCCGATCGCCACCGGCGGCTTCCCGGCGCGCCTCGCCTGA
- the map gene encoding type I methionyl aminopeptidase: MIELKTPAEIEAMRPAGAFVGRVLNALADAADVGVSLNELDALAHRMIREAGATSCYIDYHPSFGASPFGKVLCTSVNDAVLHGLPNDYRLKDGDLVTVDFAVSINGWVSDSARSFVVGTPREEDLRIIRATEEALDAAIEVATVKHRIGDISAAIGEVARSYGYPVNTDFGGHGVGREMHGPPHIANTGRAGRGLPLRPGLVIAIEPWFMMGTDELYTDADGWTLRSADGSRGAHSEHTVAITPDGPVVLTARD, translated from the coding sequence GTGATCGAGTTGAAGACTCCCGCCGAGATCGAGGCGATGCGTCCTGCCGGTGCGTTCGTGGGCCGGGTGCTGAACGCGCTCGCGGACGCGGCCGACGTCGGCGTCTCGCTCAACGAGCTGGACGCCCTGGCGCACCGGATGATCAGGGAGGCTGGGGCGACGTCCTGCTACATCGACTACCACCCGTCCTTCGGCGCGAGCCCCTTCGGCAAGGTGCTGTGCACCTCGGTCAACGACGCCGTCCTGCACGGGCTGCCCAACGACTACCGGCTCAAGGACGGCGACCTGGTCACCGTGGACTTCGCCGTCAGCATCAACGGCTGGGTCAGCGACTCGGCGCGCAGCTTCGTCGTGGGGACACCGCGCGAGGAGGACCTGCGCATCATCAGGGCCACCGAGGAGGCCCTCGACGCAGCGATCGAGGTGGCCACCGTCAAGCACCGGATCGGCGACATCTCGGCGGCAATCGGGGAGGTCGCCCGGAGTTACGGGTACCCCGTGAACACCGACTTCGGCGGGCACGGTGTGGGCCGGGAGATGCACGGGCCGCCGCACATCGCCAACACCGGTCGCGCCGGGCGTGGACTGCCGCTGCGCCCCGGTCTGGTGATCGCGATCGAGCCCTGGTTCATGATGGGCACCGACGAGCTCTACACCGATGCGGACGGGTGGACGCTGCGTTCGGCGGACGGCTCCCGCGGAGCGCACTCCGAGCACACTGTGGCCATCACCCCCGATGGCCCGGTGGTGCTGACCGCCCGCGACTGA